In Streptomyces sp. NBC_00341, the DNA window GAACGGTCCCTTCACACTCCTGGAAACACCCGACTTTCAACACGTCGCCTACTCCGAGACCCAGCGAGGCAGCCTGCTCGTCGCCGACCCAGATGAGATCAGCATCCTGGCCCAGAAATATGCGATGCTGCGAGCTCAGGCCCTCAGCCCCGAAGAGACCCTGGGCCTGCTGGACCGTCTGCTGGGAGAGCTGGGAGTTCAATGAGCACTGCACGCGCGTGGTTCAAGTCCAGCTACAGCGGTGATGAGGGCGGGCAGTGCCTTGAAGTCGCCTACGAGTGGCGGAAGTCCAGCTACAGCGGCAGCGAGGGCGGCCAGTGCCTCGAAGTCGGCTACGCCTGGCAGAAGTCCAGCCACAGCGGTGACGAAGGCGGCGCCTGCGTCGAAGTCGCCGCGCACACCGCCGCCGTACACGTCCGCGACTCCAAGAACCCGGACGGCCCGGAGCTGTCGCTCCCGCCCACCGCCTGGGCCGCGTTCACCGCACACGTGGCCCGCTGAGTCGCTGCCCCAGCCGCCGGTGCCCGTTGTCGGAGGCGGCCGGCGGCATCGACGCCGGAGGTGAAGCCCAACTCCTGCGGACTCAGGCGCCCACGGTCCCGTCGACACCCTCACGCAGAATGTCCGCGTGGCCGTTGTGGCGGCCGTACTCCAGAAGCACGTGCACCATCACCATCCGCAGGGACACCTCCTCGTCCCATCGCGGTTGATACCCGGCCTGGTCCAGGGACTCGGCCTCCCGCTCGATACGGCGCGAGTTCTCCACCTCGGCATCCCAGGCGGCGAACGCCTCGTGCCTGGTCGACGCGCTCGCGTCGTACGCCGCCTGGAAGTCGACCTTGTCGGACCAGACCATGGGCGCGTCGTTGTCCTCGAACGGTCGACGGAACCAAGCACGCTCCACCTCCGCCATGTGCCGCACCAGACCGAGCAGCGAGAGCGTGGACGGCGGCACCGACTGCTGTCGCAGCTCCTCGTCGGTGAGCCCTTCGCACTTCATGGCGAGGGTTGCGCGGTGGTAGTCGAGGAAAGCCCGCAGCATGTCGCGTTCACTGCCAAAATTGGGCGGCCCTATGCGATTGTCGCTGGTCATTGGTCATGCTCCTCGTCCGTGCCTGCGTTGAGGGCCAGTATCCAATCCCGTCGGCTGTCTGCCCCGGCCGGGCCGATCTGCTCGTCGGTGCTGCGGGTGCTGTGGTGCTCCTGCGAGCCCCGCTGTCCTCTTGAGGGTCTCCCCGCCCTAGACGCCCCCGACGCGGTTCCGCGCCGCTGGCACTGTCCTCCCGATTGCGGCGGCGAGCGCGGCTCCGAGGATGCTGACGCCGACCAGGGTCAGCCAGATCGCGGCTGCCCCGGTGGACAGCAATCCGGATAGCGCGACCGGAGCGACCGCTCCTGCTGCGGTCACGGCGAGCTGGTTGAGGGCCAAGTAACGTCCACGCAGAGCATCCGGGGCGCTCTCCGCGGCAGCGGTCGATGTGACGGGGCCGCCGAGGATCTCCCCGAAGGTGTAGCTGCCGGTGCCGAGCAACACGACGGCGATCGCGAGGGCCAGCACAGCCATTCGGTCTGCCGCGAGGAACAGGAGGTAGCCGGCCGCGAAGCAGGCGTGAGCGGCGATGAGAACGCGGCTGCGGATCCGCCCGTGGAGCCACCTGACCACGATGCCCTGGCCGAATCCGACCATCAGGGTGTTGAGCGTGAAGACCACTCCGGCGGTCCAGCCCGGCAGTCCCAGTACGTTCACGGCGTAGACCGGTATCGCGATGTTGAGGACGAACAACGAGGCGGCGAAGCAGAGTTGATGTGCGACGAGTACCAGGTATTTCCGGTCCCGGAGCACGCGCGGCCAACCTCCAGCCGCAGCTTGGCCGGGCTCGGGGCGGGCGTTCGGCACCGCCTGCAACAGGGCGAATGCGGCGAGGTAGGAGAGGGCGTTGACGACCACGACCGTCGCATAGCCGCCGTGAGTGCCGATCGTGACGGCCACGGCGGAGAGGAGCCCGCCGAGTGCGTAGCCGAGGTTGCGTACCGACCCCAGCAGGCCGAACCAGTGCTCGCGCCGGCCCGGTGCGGCCAGGGCCGTGACGGTCACTCCGTAGCAGCCGAAGAACACCGCCCGGCCGGCGCTGTTCAACCAGGCGAAGAGGACGATCTGCCATGTCTGGCCGGCGACGAGGTACCCCGCGAAGCCGAGTGCCTGGGCCAGGTTCGCCGCCAGCAGTACCGGCTTTGCGCCGTACCGGTCGACCAGTCCGCCGACCAGCGGTCCGGCAGGAAGCGCCAGCAGCCCGGCCGTCGTCAGCGCCGCACCTACCTGCACCGTCGTCAGTGAAGTCGTGGCCAGGAAGTACAGCATCGAAACGGGGACGAAGGCGCCGGTGCCGATCGAGTCGATGACGATCGCCGCGAGGAAGCGGCGGTGTGGAGCTGTCACGGGATGGGTCGCGAGACCGGAAGCGTTCACAGCGTGGACGGTATAGATTGTATACCGGTATACACAACGCTACCGGGAGGCATGCATGAGCAAGGCCTACAACGTCATGGCCGCGACCTGCCCCAGTCGCACCGTCCTGAACCGGATCGGGGCGCGCTGGACGGTGTTCGTCGTGAACGCGCTGGACGCCGGCCCGATGCGATTCACTCAACTCAAGTCACATGTAAGGGGGATCACGCCGAAGGCGCTCATCGAGACGCTTCGCGCGATGGAGTACGACGGTCTGGTCTCCCGCACGGAGATCCCCGCGAACCCCCCGCATGTCGAATACGCCCTCACCGACCTCGGCCGGTCACTGCTCATGCCGCTCCGTGCCGTACGGGAATGGGCCGAGCGCCACGTCCCCGACATCGAACGCGCCCGCGCGCAGGCCGACGCGCTGCGGTGACGTGCCTGAGGCGGTAGCGCCAGGGGTGCCCGAAGCCGCCACTCCGGGGTCGCCCTAGCCGGGCGTGGCGGAGCCGGGTGCGGTGGAGCCGGTCGGCGAAGCCTGCTGGTAGAGCACCACCAACGCACCGTGCACAGGCTGTTCATCCCCGCCTTCCGCCCCGCCTTGCGCCCCGTCCTCCGTCCCGCCGTCCGCCCCGTCCTCGGCGTCGTCGACCAGTCCGGCGAGGGCCTCTCCGAGTTGCTTCGCCTTCGCGGGGCTGAGACGCAAGTGGCGCAGGGTCAGGTGGGGTTCGACGGGGGAGCGGTCCAGCTCCTGGGCGACTGCGGCGAGCATCGCGGCGGTGCCGGCCGCCTGCGGTTCGGCGACGACCATGTGGCGGGCCGTGCGCTGGTAGTACTGCTCGGTGCCGCCGCGGACCTGGCGGGTCTCCGCGATGTGGATCAGCCCGGCCTCGCGGAGCACCTTGAGGTGATGGGCGACGTTGCCCTTCTTCGCGTCGAGCTGCGCCGCGAGCCGGCTGACGGTGGCGGGCCGGTGGCCCAGGGCGAAGAGCAGCCGCTGCCGCAACGGGTGGGCGAGGGCGGCGAACTGCTCGGGCGCGCCGATCTCCAGGACGTCCTCGGGGGGCGGTGAGTGGGAAGGCTGATCTCGCATACCGAAAGTGTCTAAAAGCTTTGACGCTTTCGCAAGTGGGGTGCTGTACTCCCTCCCATGACGACACCGACGAAGCTTCAGCCCGCCCACGTGATCGACGAGACGGTCCGGCTCCTGACCGAGCGCTACGTCTTCCCCGAGGCTGCCGAACAGATAGCGGGCCTGCTCCAACTACGCCTGGCCGAGGGCGCGTACGACGTCGAGGACGCCGAGGAGCTGTCCCGTCTGGTCACCGCGGACCTGCAGTCCGTCAACGGCGACCGGCACCTGAGACTGAAGCACCACGCGGAGCCGGTGCCCCCGAAGGAGGGGGCGGCCACGCTGGAGGCGATGCGCCGGGACTTCGACACCTCGCTGGGCGGTGCGCCCCGGCTGGAGCTGCTCGACGGAGGGGTCGCCGTGGTGGAGCTGGCTCCGATGCTGTTCCCGCTGGAGTGGGCCGCCGAACCGCTGAGCGCCGCCCTCACCCTGGCCTCCCGCGCCGAGGCGCTGATCGTGGACCTGCGCGGCAACCGGGGCGGCGACCCGGACACGGTGGCCTTCGTCTGCGGTTACCTGCTGGACGAGCGCACCCACCTCAACTCCATGTACTGGCGCGGCGGCGAGCGCACCGAGCAGTCGTGGAGCCCGCCGTACGTTCCCGGCGCGCGCTTCGGCGGCAGGAAGCCGGTGTACGTGCTGACCGGCGAAAGCACCTTCTCCGCCGCCGAGGAGCTGGCGTACGACCTCCAGCAGCTCGGCCGCGCCGTGGTCGTCGGCGAGAGCACCCGGGGCGGCGCGCACCCGTGCCAGGGCTGGACCGTGCACCCGCACCTGGAGGCCACCGTCCCCTTCGGCCGCGCCATCAACCCCGTATCCGGCACGAACTGGGAGGGCGTCGGTGTCCAGCCGGACGTCCCCTGCGCCGCCGCCGACTCCCTCGGCCGGGCGCACACGCTGGCCCTTGCCCAACTGGCTTGCTGAGCAGGTCTGTTCGACGGGAGGTCGCCAGTCGCGAGCCAGCGTCCGGGTCCGGAAGCGCTTGTTGCGGGTCAGGACGTTGGTGGCGTGAGCTGTTGGCGGATCAGCTGGTGAGCGAGTGGGCACCACCCGACGCACCTCTCCCCGTCGGGGGCCTCGGACGTAAGGGGCCGGTGGGCTCGAAGAGGCCGGAGCTGAGACCACGAGCAGGCAACACCTCAAAGGCAGGGCTTCCTGTTTGCCACCACAGCCGGCCAGGAGTCGCCGGTCCAGAGCGTGTTTGAGAACTGGGATCGGACCCGGCCATGGCCCCCGCACGTGTATGGAGTTACGGCTAGGCTCGCCCGCATGCTGAAGCGGCTTCCGTTCGACGATGCGCTGCGCTCCACCGTGGGCATTCCGAGGCAGAGCAAACTTCTGGACAGCAGTCCGCGGTCACGGGTGTGGCGGGTCCGGCTGGCCGACCGGAGTCTGGTGATCGTCAAGCAGATCACCGATGGCGGGGACACAGGCGCCGACGCCGACACGCGCTTCGCGCGGGAGGTCGCCGGGCTGCGCCTGGCGGGGCGGGCGACCGGGCCCGCCGTGGCTCCAGCGGTGATCGCCACGGACGTGCCCGCGCGGGTGATGGTCCTCGATCACCTGGATGACCTCGGCAAGACGGACGACTGGATGCCTGGGTACGCCGAGTCGCTCGCCCGGCTGCACGCCCTGACCGGACCCGACGACGCGGGCGCGCTCCCGGCCTGGTCGGGGCCCACGGCCGCCGACGCGGAATCCTTCCTCGCCCTGGCCCGGTCGCTCGACGTGCCCGTCCCGTCCGGGGTGCTCGATGAACTCGCCGCTCTTCTGGACCGGTTGGACCCCACGCCGCATCATGCGCTGCTGCACGGCGACCCGTGCCCCGGCAACGACCTGCGCACCACCGACGGTGTCCGTTTCGTCGACTTCGAACGGGCCTCGCTCGGCAACGGACTGGTCGAACTCGCCTACTTCCGGATCGGCTTCCCCACCTGCTGGTGCGCGATGTCGGTCACCGCGGCTCCGCTCGCGGAGGTGGAGGACATCTACCGGACCACCTGGCGCGGACTCACGGGCAGGGATGTGCCGGGC includes these proteins:
- a CDS encoding DUF397 domain-containing protein, producing the protein MSTARAWFKSSYSGDEGGQCLEVAYEWRKSSYSGSEGGQCLEVGYAWQKSSHSGDEGGACVEVAAHTAAVHVRDSKNPDGPELSLPPTAWAAFTAHVAR
- a CDS encoding DinB family protein, producing MTSDNRIGPPNFGSERDMLRAFLDYHRATLAMKCEGLTDEELRQQSVPPSTLSLLGLVRHMAEVERAWFRRPFEDNDAPMVWSDKVDFQAAYDASASTRHEAFAAWDAEVENSRRIEREAESLDQAGYQPRWDEEVSLRMVMVHVLLEYGRHNGHADILREGVDGTVGA
- a CDS encoding MFS transporter; the protein is MNASGLATHPVTAPHRRFLAAIVIDSIGTGAFVPVSMLYFLATTSLTTVQVGAALTTAGLLALPAGPLVGGLVDRYGAKPVLLAANLAQALGFAGYLVAGQTWQIVLFAWLNSAGRAVFFGCYGVTVTALAAPGRREHWFGLLGSVRNLGYALGGLLSAVAVTIGTHGGYATVVVVNALSYLAAFALLQAVPNARPEPGQAAAGGWPRVLRDRKYLVLVAHQLCFAASLFVLNIAIPVYAVNVLGLPGWTAGVVFTLNTLMVGFGQGIVVRWLHGRIRSRVLIAAHACFAAGYLLFLAADRMAVLALAIAVVLLGTGSYTFGEILGGPVTSTAAAESAPDALRGRYLALNQLAVTAAGAVAPVALSGLLSTGAAAIWLTLVGVSILGAALAAAIGRTVPAARNRVGGV
- a CDS encoding helix-turn-helix domain-containing protein, producing the protein MSKAYNVMAATCPSRTVLNRIGARWTVFVVNALDAGPMRFTQLKSHVRGITPKALIETLRAMEYDGLVSRTEIPANPPHVEYALTDLGRSLLMPLRAVREWAERHVPDIERARAQADALR
- a CDS encoding ArsR/SmtB family transcription factor; amino-acid sequence: MRDQPSHSPPPEDVLEIGAPEQFAALAHPLRQRLLFALGHRPATVSRLAAQLDAKKGNVAHHLKVLREAGLIHIAETRQVRGGTEQYYQRTARHMVVAEPQAAGTAAMLAAVAQELDRSPVEPHLTLRHLRLSPAKAKQLGEALAGLVDDAEDGADGGTEDGAQGGAEGGDEQPVHGALVVLYQQASPTGSTAPGSATPG
- a CDS encoding S41 family peptidase, giving the protein MTTPTKLQPAHVIDETVRLLTERYVFPEAAEQIAGLLQLRLAEGAYDVEDAEELSRLVTADLQSVNGDRHLRLKHHAEPVPPKEGAATLEAMRRDFDTSLGGAPRLELLDGGVAVVELAPMLFPLEWAAEPLSAALTLASRAEALIVDLRGNRGGDPDTVAFVCGYLLDERTHLNSMYWRGGERTEQSWSPPYVPGARFGGRKPVYVLTGESTFSAAEELAYDLQQLGRAVVVGESTRGGAHPCQGWTVHPHLEATVPFGRAINPVSGTNWEGVGVQPDVPCAAADSLGRAHTLALAQLAC
- a CDS encoding phosphotransferase family protein, coding for MLKRLPFDDALRSTVGIPRQSKLLDSSPRSRVWRVRLADRSLVIVKQITDGGDTGADADTRFAREVAGLRLAGRATGPAVAPAVIATDVPARVMVLDHLDDLGKTDDWMPGYAESLARLHALTGPDDAGALPAWSGPTAADAESFLALARSLDVPVPSGVLDELAALLDRLDPTPHHALLHGDPCPGNDLRTTDGVRFVDFERASLGNGLVELAYFRIGFPTCWCAMSVTAAPLAEVEDIYRTTWRGLTGRDVPGDLADACAGWLIQGDALVERAHRGTVDQLARVPTEDFEWGYISARERLVHRLGVVADMTRGHDHLHAVGRLSSALAVRLLECWPKLRPLPTHDTRPWF